The Mycolicibacterium brumae DNA window CGCCGTGTTCGACGTCCGCGACGAGCCGTCGTACGAGGTGATCGGCCCGGCCGATCCGCGGCACCGGTTCACCGGCGACGACGCCTGGCTGGACGCCGAAGAACCCGCCAACTACAACGCCGAATCCCGCGCGGCCGACCGCGACCTGGTGTTCTGCCTGCAGTCGGACCTGATGGAGGACTTCGCCGACGGCGAGGGCGTGGACAGGCTGGCCCGTGTCGTCGACGACGTCGTGGAGCGATGGGGCGTGCCAGATTCTCAGATCGCGTTCCTGGAATGCATCCCCGGCGCGGACCGCCGGGTCTTCGACAGGGTCGCCGGCCGGTTGCCGGCGGCGGTGTTCGTGCCATTCACCGAACTGTGGAACCGCGGGCTGCCGGCGCGCCCCGGCCAGACCTGGGTCAGCACCCGGTTCCATCCGCACCTGTTGGCCGCCGCGGCCGGCGCCAACGGCATCGCGCTGTCCGGCCGCAGCGACTACTACCCCGTCAAACACCGATCGCTGACCGAGGCGGGCTCGCGCTGGCAGGTCACCGACAGCGTGCACGTGCCCGATGACCCGCCCACCGACGGCGGGTTCCCGGCCGAGGACACCGCCGCGCTGGTGGCCGGCAAGACCGCGCTGGCCAACGAGCTCTATCCCCCGCCGTCGGCGTGGCGCCGGGTCGCCCGCGCGTTGCGCACCCGGGCGGGGCGATAGCCGAAGACGCTAGTCCGTCGGCTTCTGGTACACGTCGGGGATCCCGTCGTCGTCGGCGTCGACGGCGTCGGCCTCCGCGATCCGGCGGTAGGCCCGGTTGCGGCTGCCCAGCACGATCGCCGCCAACCCGGCGGCGACCAGGCTCCCGACGAACACCCCGACCTTGACGTGGTCGCCGTCGGGACTGCCGTAGCCAAACGCCAGCTCGCCGATCAGCAGTGACACGGTGAATCCGATGCCGGCCAGCAGAGTGACCCCGAACACATCGCGCCAGGTCAGCTCGGCGTCCAGGGTCGCTCGGGTGAATCGGGCCAACAACCAGGTCGCGCCGAAAATGCCGATCGGCTTGCCGGCCACCAGACCGACCAGCACCCCGATCGTCACCGGGGCGCTCAGCGAGTCCAGCAGGCCGGTCAGGCCGCCGACGGTCACCCCGGCGGCGAAGAACGCGAACACCGGGATGGCGACGCCGGCCGAGAACGGCCGGATGAGGTGCTCGAACCGGTCGGTGTCCAATGCGACCGACCTCTTCCTCGCGGAACTACACCGCTCGTCGAGTCGGTCGGTCGCGGCGTGTTTGCCCAGCACCGGCACGGTGAAGCCGAGCGCCACCCCGGCGACGGTGGCGTGGATGCCGCTGGCGTGCACCAGCGCCCACACCGTCACCGCGAGCGGTAGCAGGATCCACCAGCGGTGCAGGCCGCGCTGCACCGCGATGGCGAACAGCGCGAACGGGATCAGCGCCCACAACAGCGGGCTCAGCGCCAGGTCGTCGGTGTAGAAGAACGCGATGATGGTGATGGCCAGCAGGTCGTCGACGACGGCCAGGGTGAGCAGGAAGATCCGCAGCGCCGGGGGCAGGAAGCTGCCGAGCACCGCCAGCACCGCGACGGCGAACGCGATGTCGGTGGCGGTCGGGACCGCCCAGCCGACCAGGGTGTCGTGTGACCCGGCGGCCAGGTTGATCGCGACGAAGATCAGCGCGGGGGCGACCATGCCGCCGACGGCGCCCAGGATCGGCACCACCGCCCGGGACAGGTCGCGCAGGTCCCCGGCGACGAACTCGCGTTTGAGCTCGAGTCCGACCACGAAGAAGAACACCGCCAACAGACCGTCGGCCGCCCAGGACGCCAGCGACAGGTCCAGGTGCAGCTGCGCGGGCCCGACGACGATGCCGGCCAGCCCGTGGTAACTGTCCGACCAGGGCGAGTTGGCCCAGATCAGCGCGATGGCCGCGGCGACCAGCAGGATCAGGCCGCCGTTGGTCTCAT harbors:
- a CDS encoding polysaccharide pyruvyl transferase family protein, which encodes MTAVSSAAESGLIYLVAPSGNPNYGDEFIIRAWLRYLAKVAPAAEVVVDCHTPGQASVLLTRWHPNVRFVDTMWRICFETAQLPAAEAAAVAADVLANPGRLPRIASGVDLLARADTVHLVGGGYVNVVWSHHVALLATAAAAARQFDARAVATGQGLLPIGDDEWSALLRELIDDFAVFDVRDEPSYEVIGPADPRHRFTGDDAWLDAEEPANYNAESRAADRDLVFCLQSDLMEDFADGEGVDRLARVVDDVVERWGVPDSQIAFLECIPGADRRVFDRVAGRLPAAVFVPFTELWNRGLPARPGQTWVSTRFHPHLLAAAAGANGIALSGRSDYYPVKHRSLTEAGSRWQVTDSVHVPDDPPTDGGFPAEDTAALVAGKTALANELYPPPSAWRRVARALRTRAGR
- the nhaA gene encoding Na+/H+ antiporter NhaA; amino-acid sequence: MSESAPQRPRFFSRGSWPEASRLAGVLRDETNGGLILLVAAAIALIWANSPWSDSYHGLAGIVVGPAQLHLDLSLASWAADGLLAVFFFVVGLELKREFVAGDLRDLSRAVVPILGAVGGMVAPALIFVAINLAAGSHDTLVGWAVPTATDIAFAVAVLAVLGSFLPPALRIFLLTLAVVDDLLAITIIAFFYTDDLALSPLLWALIPFALFAIAVQRGLHRWWILLPLAVTVWALVHASGIHATVAGVALGFTVPVLGKHAATDRLDERCSSARKRSVALDTDRFEHLIRPFSAGVAIPVFAFFAAGVTVGGLTGLLDSLSAPVTIGVLVGLVAGKPIGIFGATWLLARFTRATLDAELTWRDVFGVTLLAGIGFTVSLLIGELAFGYGSPDGDHVKVGVFVGSLVAAGLAAIVLGSRNRAYRRIAEADAVDADDDGIPDVYQKPTD